The Candidatus Latescibacter sp. genome segment GTTTACTATTTCCACCGCGCCGGGAGTTCGGGAAGTTCCGGCATAGTTGAGCGGCTCGTCCATTCCGAGAACGCAGGAAAGCCAGGGGCTTTTGCCGTTTTCCCTGAGCCATTTTTCGATGGCGGCGTTGGCAAATTCCCTGTACCGGGGGTCCCAGCAGGCAACCCGGCCGTACTCGCCGCTGACATACTTCATGCCGAAAAGAAATTTCGCCCCGGCCTGTTTAGCCTGCGGGGAGTAATTTCCCGCATGGGCCATATAGGGGAATTTCATGCCGAATGACTTGTTCATGTCATCTACCCGTGATTGCCCCAGGATTCTTGCCGCATTCGGGGTGAAAGGCCCGTCGATGCCTGCGGCGGCGCTTTCTGCCATGATATGACGAAGCTCCTCAGCCCAGGTTTCATCGGTGTATCCCTTGGCTCTGGTTGAATACCCGTTATACCAGGAGAGGACCTTTCGATCGATTTTACTGACGGTAAGAACATTTTTATATTCAGGGTTGGCGCGGGTGATCGCCAGTTGATCATCCTGAGCCGGGGCTGTTGAGACCGAAATGACAATGAGCAGGATAGCGGATACCATCCATTTGGCGAGTCTCTTTCGTTGTTTTAGGGAGTGAGATTTCATTATGACGTTCTCCTGCAAATTATTATTAAGTATTTATACATGACGATATAAATACGCATGTTTTGAGTATTCAGATCCTGAAACGAGTTCAGGATGACACGTGTCATGCCGAACTCGTTCCCGCTTCGCGGGAACGATGAAACCGTTTCGGCATCTATTTTGAAAAAAATACGCAATAAAATATGTCGCCATGTGTATTTAGATCGAACGGTTCACGGTTTCTGCAAGATATCTACAGTATTTGCTCCCATTCAAACATATCTGAAAAACTCTTGATTCGCAAGCACAAGTGTTATTACTTACGGGTCAAATCATGTATTTCTTATTTCTTGCCCGGGGGGCTTCAAGTATGAAGAAAATACTGATCGCGTTTCTGCCTTTCCTTTTTGTTTCCGCCGGTTTCGCTTATGCGGCAGATACTGCCGGGGATAAACCCCTCTGGTCGCCGCAGGTGCAGATGGTTCTCAATACCACCAAACCTCTGACCTATGACCGGGGGAACCGGCTGCCGCTCTACCTCTGGCCCGCAATGGATCCGGGGCCGCTCGATGACGTTTCCGCCGAGGCGCTGGTCCGTGAGCTGGACCGCAGGAGAATCGGGCTGGTCTCATCCTGGTCGCCGAAAAACCGTGAAAAAACTCTCTCCCAGGGATTGACCATCGCCCGGGCGCAGAAAAAACTGGGGCTTCTGGTTAATATCAACGCCACGAATTGTCTCTCCTCCTTCTTTAACGGGGACGAGCGCACCGCACACCGTGACAGCAAGGGGAATCCGTTCTGGGATACTTCGTTCGGAAGCCAGAAAATTGGCTGCCCGTTCACCCTCGATTTCCGACGAGCGCCCATCCGTGAGCAGGTGGAATATTTTGCCCGGGCGTACAAAGAAGCCGGATTGGATGTCGGTTTTGTCTTCGCCGATTGGGAGATAGACGGCCCCCTCGAATTCAACCGCGCCTGGGAGGCTTCAAAAAATTGCCGAATATGCCGCGATCATATAAAAAAAATCGACCAGTTTCCAGCGTTTCAAAAAGCTGTCCGTACCCTCCGGAGCGAAATGCAGCGCGATGTTTTCGCCGACCCGATCCGCTCACGGTTCCCCCGGGCGCTGGTCGGAAATTATGCGGTGAATCCCCATGACGGGTACCGGTACTGGTACGATTACTTCGAATACTATGTGGACGGCCAGCCCTGCAGGACCGACCAGCAGGCGAAATACCGGAACTGGTATCCGGAATTCCCCCTTACCGGCTATACCTTTGCCATGCCGGTGGTGTATACCTGGTACCCGATTTATTCCTGGTATGACTTTGAGGATTCCGATTACCGCTGGTTCTATGCCCTTCTTCTGGAGGCTTCAAGCGTAGGGAAGAGCACCCCGGCGAATGTACCGATCATCAGCTTCGTTCACTGGCATACCACCTCTCCGCCGGAAAAATCCGACCCTTTAGTGAAACAATTCAGCGCCGGGCGCTACCAGGAACTCCTCTGGCACATGCTTCTCCGGGGAACGGATACCTTCTTTCTCTGGTGCCCGAAGGATGAGGCGCCTGAAGAGGTGAAGCTGCTCCACGAGGTATATGCCGCCGCCCAACAATACGGGGAGTTTTGGGAAAAAGGAACGCCGGTCAGCTTTGAAGTTCCGAAAAAACCCGGCGCCGTAGTTTCCGGGCTGCGCCTGGGGAACCGTGTCCTTGTCCGCCGCACAGATTTCACCGCTTCAGAGGCGCCTGTCGTGGTTAAAGTCGGCGTAAAGAAACTTTCGATTCCGGCGGCGCGGGGTATGTGCCAGATTCTGGAATTGAAATAACCAGTTCTTTTAGAAAAAATCATTGCATTTTATAAATTTGCATCTTTTATTCTATCACGCGGACAAATTGAAAAATCATTAATGAACCAAGCCTTTGTTGGCGCGTTTTAATAAGTTGTGATAAATTATTATAAGTGGGGTGGAATCAGTTCAAGCTGAAATGAAGGTTTTATATGGAACGAATTCAATCGATCAACCCAGAACGCATAGCTTGGTGTTGCGCTGACTATGGCATAAAGCCAAATGATCTTGTTTTTGAATTGGGCATAGCAGAGACTAGCATCGAACGAATGATGACTGGTGAAGATGGTATTACGTTTAACCAGTTACGCAAGATTGCCGAGTATTTTGGCCGTGGAGTTCTGTTTTTTCTTGAGTATGGACCGGTCGTTGAGGAGCAGGTACATTCGCCACAGTTCCGCACTCTTGCTAACAAAAAGCCGGAGTTATCGACCAAGCTAAAAAATCTAATAGAGCGAGTTGAAAAGCAACGTGCTATATATTTGAGCCTGTGCGAAGATATGGACAATCCAGACCAGCCATTATTCAGCCCACCAGATTTACCTCAACAAAACACACGTGAGGCAGCCAGAATTGCAAGAGAATGGTTGGCCCTGGCTGATGAAAACAGCTTTGACACTTACCGTGCTGCGGTGGAGGCTAAAGGCGTGTTGGTATTCCGCAGTAATGGTTATAGCGGGAAGTGGCAGATTGACAAGCTGAATCCAATTATCGGTTTTGTTCTTTACGACCCTGTCTGCCCTGTGATTGTTATCAAGAAACAGCCTTGGGAGACCCAGCAATCGTTTACGCTCATGCATGAGCTGGGTCATTTGCTGCTATATAAGTCCAGTTCAATTGATGATGAATATGATATACAATCCCACCAAGAACATGAACATCATGCCAATGCTTTTGCTGGTAATTTGTTGGTACCGGATTCTTTTCTAAGGAGCATCAATGATATAGATCTGCCCGATGAGGTATCTAAATACGACGACTGGCTTTCTCGGCAACGCAAGGTGTGGGGGGTAAGCAGTGAGGTGATTTTGCGAAGGCTTAAGGATGTCTGTCGCCTGCCACAGAGCAAATACGCCGCCTACCGGCAATGGCATGCAGAATTGGCTATCCAGCAAACGGAAGGTGGGAGCCGACAGTATCGCTATCGGGAACCTCAACATGTTTTTGGCAATACATTTGTGCAAACAGTTTTTGATGCACTGAATGCCCGTCATATTACACTTGCCAAGGCGAGCAGCTATCTCGACAGTCTGAAAATAAAAGATCTGCATCAATTGGAGAATTACTATGCAGGTCTTTGATGCTTCATCTATGATTTATGCTTGGGATAATTACCCTATACGTCAATTTCCAGGTCTGTGGGAATGGATACGAGCGCAGATTGAGGAAAAACAACAGGTAATGCCGAGAGTAGCATTTGAAGAAGTGGAAAACAA includes the following:
- a CDS encoding XRE family transcriptional regulator → MERIQSINPERIAWCCADYGIKPNDLVFELGIAETSIERMMTGEDGITFNQLRKIAEYFGRGVLFFLEYGPVVEEQVHSPQFRTLANKKPELSTKLKNLIERVEKQRAIYLSLCEDMDNPDQPLFSPPDLPQQNTREAARIAREWLALADENSFDTYRAAVEAKGVLVFRSNGYSGKWQIDKLNPIIGFVLYDPVCPVIVIKKQPWETQQSFTLMHELGHLLLYKSSSIDDEYDIQSHQEHEHHANAFAGNLLVPDSFLRSINDIDLPDEVSKYDDWLSRQRKVWGVSSEVILRRLKDVCRLPQSKYAAYRQWHAELAIQQTEGGSRQYRYREPQHVFGNTFVQTVFDALNARHITLAKASSYLDSLKIKDLHQLENYYAGL